From one Cyanobacterium stanieri PCC 7202 genomic stretch:
- a CDS encoding C-3',4' desaturase CrtD (PFAM: Flavin containing amine oxidoreductase~TIGRFAM: C-3',4' desaturase CrtD~COGs: COG1233 Phytoene dehydrogenase and related protein~InterPro IPR006076:IPR014104:IPR000759~KEGG: cyt:cce_2220 hypothetical protein~PFAM: FAD dependent oxidoreductase~SPTR: Putative uncharacterized protein;~TIGRFAM: C-3',4' desaturase CrtD) — protein sequence MKKVVVIGAGIGGLTAGALLAKKGYDVTVYEQAMVPGGCASTFKRRGFTFDVGATQVAGLEEGGIHERIFRELDMELPPATTCDPACAVFLPEEKEPIMVWRNPEKWQEERNKQFPDSEKFWSLFKTLFDASWRFQGRDPVLPPRNSWDFLQLIKALRLDTFVTVPFTFMTVANALNLLGLKGDRRLKTFLDLQLKLYSQVDSEETALLYAATALSVSQEPQGLYHLEGSMQVLCDRLVEALKNHGGTLKLGHFVEKIHTENDQVKGVTIKHRKKGEIFTENAEHVIGNLTVNNLVKMTENLPKGYGKRVEKLEPSSGAFVVYLGVDESAIPENCPPHLQFLYDYDKEIGEINSLFVSVSKPNDGRAPQGKRTIVASSFTDTALWWNKKKADYDQLKQEYSQRAIARLGEYFHLTPETIIHQEIATPLTFAKYTAREKGIVGGVGQRISTFGPFGFAPRTPIKNLWLVGDSVHPGEGTAGVSYSALTIVRQINHDERSASFSIR from the coding sequence GTGAAAAAAGTAGTCGTCATTGGGGCAGGAATTGGAGGATTAACCGCAGGGGCGTTGTTAGCCAAAAAAGGCTATGATGTCACGGTATATGAACAGGCGATGGTACCGGGAGGATGTGCATCTACTTTCAAACGTCGGGGTTTTACCTTTGACGTGGGTGCCACTCAGGTGGCAGGGTTGGAAGAGGGAGGCATCCATGAGCGTATTTTTCGGGAGTTGGATATGGAGTTACCCCCTGCGACAACTTGTGATCCTGCCTGTGCGGTATTTTTGCCCGAGGAAAAAGAGCCGATTATGGTGTGGCGAAATCCAGAAAAATGGCAGGAGGAGAGAAATAAACAGTTTCCTGATAGTGAAAAGTTTTGGTCGTTGTTCAAGACTTTATTTGATGCTAGTTGGCGTTTTCAGGGGCGAGATCCTGTGTTACCTCCGCGCAATTCTTGGGATTTTTTGCAACTTATTAAGGCTTTAAGGTTAGATACTTTTGTGACGGTTCCTTTTACTTTTATGACGGTGGCTAATGCTCTTAATTTATTAGGTTTAAAGGGCGATCGCCGCTTAAAAACTTTTCTTGATTTACAACTAAAATTATATTCTCAGGTAGATAGTGAGGAAACGGCTTTATTATATGCCGCCACTGCCCTCTCTGTATCCCAAGAACCCCAAGGACTATACCATCTTGAGGGGAGTATGCAGGTACTGTGCGATCGCCTCGTAGAAGCCCTGAAAAACCATGGTGGCACATTAAAGTTAGGTCACTTTGTGGAAAAAATCCACACCGAAAATGATCAGGTAAAAGGGGTGACTATTAAGCATAGGAAAAAAGGCGAAATATTTACCGAAAATGCAGAGCATGTTATTGGTAATTTGACCGTAAATAACTTAGTCAAAATGACCGAAAATTTACCGAAAGGTTATGGTAAAAGGGTAGAAAAATTAGAACCCTCATCGGGGGCTTTTGTAGTGTATTTGGGGGTGGATGAATCGGCAATTCCCGAAAACTGTCCTCCCCATCTCCAATTTTTATATGATTATGACAAGGAAATTGGTGAAATTAATTCCCTGTTTGTGTCGGTAAGTAAACCCAATGATGGACGAGCACCCCAAGGAAAACGAACCATTGTCGCCTCTTCCTTTACCGATACCGCTTTATGGTGGAACAAAAAAAAGGCAGATTATGACCAACTAAAACAAGAATACAGCCAAAGGGCGATCGCCCGTCTAGGGGAATATTTCCACCTCACCCCAGAAACCATCATCCACCAAGAAATCGCCACCCCCCTCACCTTCGCCAAATATACCGCCCGAGAAAAGGGCATCGTGGGAGGAGTAGGGCAAAGAATCAGCACCTTTGGCCCTTTTGGTTTTGCACCCCGCACACCCATAAAAAACCTCTGGCTAGTAGGGGATTCGGTACACCCCGGAGAAGGTACTGCGGGGGTGAGTTATTCTGCCCTAACCATCGTCAGGCAAATTAACCATGATGAACGATCCGCAAGTTTTTCGATAAGATAG
- a CDS encoding GTP-binding protein HflX (PFAM: GTPase of unknown function~TIGRFAM: GTP-binding protein HflX; small GTP-binding protein domain~COGs: COG2262 GTPase~InterPro IPR002917:IPR016496:IPR006073~KEGG: cyh:Cyan8802_0275 GTP-binding protein HflX~PFAM: GTP-binding protein HSR1-related~SPTR: GTP-binding proten HflX;~TIGRFAM: GTP-binding proten HflX), with protein MSIAPIYGNLQGIKPNQLKQLQRLYQQRIRSDRLTSPEFAERIASISSDLKQPVCVYLNRRGQVIRVGVGTPRQTQIPPLELPRYGAQRLSGIRCLSTSIKPIPPSEASLTAMARQRLDALVVFTLTGQGIQRKGGGASGFVKDAYLAHLIPAQDTHNYWEVSPAQDVEAIAEQDFFTLVDSLEEEFSREFVAQAVEDSQERVVLVGLMTDNLSPQKFNDSLQELQRLVESAGGKVLATLEQKRSQPHPQTLVGAGKVEEIALQVQSMGANLVAFDRDLSPSQARNLETQFGVRVVDRTEVILDIFAQRAQSRAGKLQVELAQLEYMLPRLKGRGRAMSRLGGGIGTRGPGETKLETERRAIQKRITRLQQEVNQLQSHRARMRQQRQHQEIPTVAIVGYTNAGKSTLINALTNAQVYTADQLFATLDPTTRRLTITEQNTGKSSTILLTDTVGFIHELPPSLVDSFRATLEEVTEADALLHVVDLSHPAWQSHIESVKNILADMPLAPAEELIAFNKIDQADIEHLELAKEEYSGAVFISAKERIGFDNLRARLMVS; from the coding sequence ATGTCGATCGCACCTATTTACGGAAATCTACAGGGAATTAAACCAAATCAACTTAAACAGCTACAAAGATTATACCAACAAAGGATCAGGAGCGATCGCCTGACCAGCCCAGAATTTGCCGAAAGAATAGCCTCCATTAGTAGCGACCTCAAACAGCCTGTCTGTGTCTATCTAAATCGCCGTGGACAGGTGATTAGAGTGGGGGTTGGTACCCCCCGTCAAACCCAAATCCCTCCCCTAGAATTACCCCGTTATGGGGCGCAGAGACTATCAGGCATCCGTTGCCTAAGCACCTCCATCAAACCCATTCCCCCCAGCGAAGCCAGTTTAACCGCCATGGCAAGGCAAAGGTTAGATGCTCTGGTGGTGTTTACCCTCACAGGGCAGGGGATACAAAGAAAAGGGGGCGGTGCATCAGGATTTGTCAAAGATGCCTATCTAGCCCACCTTATCCCTGCCCAAGATACCCATAACTATTGGGAAGTATCTCCCGCTCAAGATGTAGAGGCGATCGCCGAACAGGACTTTTTCACCCTCGTAGACAGTTTGGAGGAGGAATTTAGTAGAGAATTTGTCGCCCAAGCTGTGGAAGACTCCCAAGAAAGAGTCGTGTTAGTCGGTTTAATGACCGATAATCTTTCTCCCCAAAAATTTAACGATAGTTTGCAAGAATTACAAAGACTGGTGGAAAGTGCAGGGGGCAAAGTATTGGCAACCCTAGAACAAAAAAGAAGTCAACCCCACCCCCAAACCTTGGTAGGGGCAGGAAAAGTAGAAGAAATTGCCTTACAAGTACAGAGTATGGGGGCGAATTTAGTTGCCTTTGACCGAGATTTATCCCCTTCCCAAGCCCGAAACCTCGAAACTCAATTTGGAGTAAGAGTAGTTGATCGCACCGAGGTAATATTAGATATATTTGCTCAAAGGGCGCAGTCACGGGCAGGAAAATTACAGGTAGAACTCGCCCAACTAGAGTATATGTTACCCCGTCTCAAAGGTAGAGGAAGGGCGATGTCTCGTTTGGGGGGCGGTATTGGTACAAGGGGGCCAGGGGAAACCAAACTGGAAACCGAAAGACGTGCCATTCAAAAACGCATTACCCGTCTACAACAAGAAGTTAATCAACTGCAAAGCCATCGCGCCCGTATGCGCCAACAAAGACAGCATCAAGAAATACCCACAGTGGCGATCGTTGGTTATACCAACGCAGGAAAATCAACCCTCATAAATGCCCTTACTAACGCTCAAGTATACACCGCAGATCAACTCTTTGCTACCCTTGACCCCACCACCCGAAGATTAACCATTACAGAACAAAACACAGGGAAATCAAGCACTATCCTTTTAACCGATACTGTGGGTTTTATCCATGAATTACCCCCCTCCTTGGTGGATTCCTTCCGTGCCACCCTCGAGGAAGTCACCGAAGCCGATGCCCTCCTCCACGTGGTGGATTTATCCCATCCTGCTTGGCAAAGTCATATCGAATCAGTTAAAAATATCTTGGCAGATATGCCCCTCGCCCCCGCAGAGGAATTAATTGCCTTCAATAAAATTGATCAAGCAGACATCGAACATTTAGAGTTAGCAAAAGAAGAGTATTCGGGGGCTGTTTTTATTTCTGCAAAAGAGCGTATTGGGTTTGATAATTTACGAGCTAGATTAATGGTGTCATAG
- a CDS encoding 3-oxoacyl-(acyl-carrier-protein) reductase (PFAM: short chain dehydrogenase~TIGRFAM: 3-oxoacyl-(acyl-carrier-protein) reductase~COGs: COG1028 Dehydrogenase with different specificities (related to short-chain alcohol dehydrogenase)~InterPro IPR020904:IPR002198:IPR011284:IPR002347~KEGG: mar:MAE_33900 3-ketoacyl-(acyl-carrier-protein) reductase~PFAM: short-chain dehydrogenase/reductase SDR~SPTR: 3-oxoacyl-[acyl-carrier protein] reductase;~TIGRFAM: 3-oxoacyl-(acyl-carrier-protein) reductase): MELLPSNLQRLKDQVAVITGASRGIGKASAIALATEGAKVVVNYASNSEAADKVVAEITEAGGSAIALKADVSSPDDVDNLFKEAVKAFGKVDILVNNAGITRDTLMLRMKLEDWQKVIDLNLTGVFLCCKAVSKMMLKQRSGKIINISSVAGQMGNPGQANYSAAKAGVIGLTKTLAKEFASRGVTVNAVAPGFIETDMTSGLEADEILKFIPLARYGKPEEIAGMIRFLCADTASNYITGQVFNVDGGMVM, from the coding sequence ATGGAATTATTGCCTAGTAATTTACAGAGATTAAAAGACCAAGTAGCAGTTATTACAGGGGCTTCCCGTGGTATTGGTAAAGCCAGTGCGATCGCCCTTGCCACAGAAGGGGCGAAAGTGGTGGTAAACTATGCTAGTAACAGCGAAGCGGCGGATAAGGTGGTGGCAGAAATTACCGAAGCAGGGGGAAGTGCGATCGCCCTTAAAGCCGATGTTTCTAGCCCTGACGATGTAGATAATCTTTTCAAAGAAGCGGTCAAAGCATTTGGTAAGGTGGACATCCTTGTAAATAATGCAGGAATCACCCGTGACACCCTCATGTTAAGGATGAAACTAGAAGATTGGCAAAAAGTGATCGATCTTAACCTAACAGGGGTATTCCTTTGTTGTAAAGCCGTTAGTAAGATGATGCTCAAACAAAGAAGCGGTAAAATTATTAATATCTCCTCCGTGGCAGGGCAAATGGGCAATCCCGGACAAGCCAACTATAGCGCTGCCAAAGCAGGGGTAATCGGCCTAACCAAAACCCTCGCCAAAGAATTCGCCAGTCGTGGTGTCACCGTCAATGCCGTTGCCCCCGGATTTATTGAAACTGATATGACTAGCGGATTGGAAGCCGACGAAATTTTAAAATTTATTCCCCTCGCCCGTTATGGTAAACCCGAAGAAATTGCGGGAATGATTCGTTTCCTCTGTGCTGATACAGCTTCTAATTATATTACTGGGCAAGTGTTCAATGTTGATGGTGGCATGGTGATGTAA
- a CDS encoding indole-3-glycerol phosphate synthase (PFAM: Indole-3-glycerol phosphate synthase~COGs: COG0134 Indole-3-glycerol phosphate synthase~InterPro IPR001468:IPR013798~KEGG: cyh:Cyan8802_2627 indole-3-glycerol-phosphate synthase~PFAM: Indole-3-glycerol phosphate synthase~PRIAM: Indole-3-glycerol-phosphate synthase~SPTR: Indole-3-glycerol-phosphate synthase), giving the protein MRIRRQEPSPAVAVESLRYQVKVPEAEPKNILEEIVWYKEQEVGKMRDRLSLLDLRVKVNNLTNQPKDFLGALRNSPNQPALIAEVKKASPSKGVIRADFDPGAIATAYEKGGAACLSVLTDKKFFQGSFENLTIVRNTVNLPLLCKEFVIYPYQIYLARLNGADAVLLITAILKDSDIKYFLKIIEGLGMTALIEVHTLQELDRVLAIDGVKLIGINNRNLEDFTVTLDTTKDILAQRADIIKEKDITIVSESGLYTKDDLEFVQQAGANAVLIGESLVKQDDITSAVQNLY; this is encoded by the coding sequence ATGAGAATCCGTCGCCAAGAGCCTTCCCCTGCCGTTGCCGTTGAGAGTTTACGCTATCAGGTAAAAGTACCAGAAGCCGAGCCAAAAAACATCCTTGAGGAAATTGTCTGGTACAAAGAGCAAGAAGTAGGAAAAATGCGCGATCGCCTTTCTCTGTTAGATTTGAGAGTAAAGGTAAACAATCTTACCAACCAACCCAAAGACTTTTTAGGGGCGCTACGTAATAGCCCTAATCAACCCGCCCTCATTGCAGAAGTAAAAAAAGCATCCCCCAGTAAAGGGGTTATTCGTGCTGATTTTGATCCAGGTGCGATCGCCACTGCCTATGAAAAAGGAGGTGCGGCTTGTTTATCCGTATTAACCGACAAAAAATTCTTTCAAGGTAGTTTTGAAAACCTTACCATTGTCAGAAATACCGTCAATTTACCCCTATTGTGCAAAGAATTTGTCATTTACCCCTATCAAATATACCTCGCTAGGCTCAACGGTGCCGATGCCGTCTTACTCATCACCGCCATTCTCAAAGATAGCGACATCAAATATTTCCTGAAAATTATTGAAGGATTGGGCATGACAGCCTTAATAGAAGTTCACACCCTCCAAGAATTAGATCGAGTATTAGCCATCGATGGAGTAAAACTAATCGGTATCAACAACCGTAACCTCGAAGACTTCACCGTTACCCTCGACACCACCAAAGACATTCTCGCCCAACGCGCAGACATCATCAAGGAAAAAGATATAACCATCGTCAGCGAATCAGGTTTATATACCAAAGACGACTTAGAATTTGTACAACAAGCAGGGGCTAATGCAGTTTTAATCGGTGAATCCTTGGTTAAACAAGACGACATCACTTCTGCTGTGCAAAATCTGTATTAG
- a CDS encoding alpha/beta hydrolase fold protein (COGs: COG0596 hydrolase or acyltransferase (alpha/beta hydrolase superfamily)~InterPro IPR000073:IPR000639~KEGG: cyc:PCC7424_0062 alpha/beta hydrolase fold protein~PFAM: alpha/beta hydrolase fold~SPTR: Alpha/beta hydrolase fold protein) produces the protein MLNYQTWQWRGYNIGYQSHGEKGPAVVFIHGFGANCGHWRKNMPILAQEFRCFALDLIGFGASAKPEPNQDISYTFETWAQQVGDFCREIVGSPVYLVGNSIGCVVIMQTAVDFPDLVLGVAALNCSLRLLHERKRQTLPWVRNVGATVMQRVLKNQVVGNFFFQQIAKPKVIRRILSQAYINSDAITDDLIDLIYQPSQDVGAAAVFLAFTGYSGGPLAEDLLPILPCPAIILWGTKDPWEPIEMARDWANFATVKEFIPLEGLGHCPQDEAPDIVNPILRNWVLDSEVVFK, from the coding sequence ATGTTGAACTATCAAACATGGCAGTGGCGCGGTTATAACATCGGCTATCAAAGCCATGGAGAAAAAGGTCCTGCGGTGGTATTTATCCATGGTTTTGGGGCGAATTGTGGTCATTGGCGTAAAAATATGCCCATCTTAGCCCAAGAATTTCGTTGTTTTGCCCTCGATTTAATCGGTTTTGGTGCATCTGCCAAACCAGAACCTAATCAGGATATAAGCTACACTTTCGAGACATGGGCGCAACAGGTAGGGGATTTTTGTCGAGAAATTGTTGGTAGTCCTGTATATTTAGTGGGTAACTCCATCGGTTGTGTAGTCATCATGCAAACGGCGGTGGATTTTCCTGACTTAGTGCTAGGTGTTGCCGCCCTAAATTGCTCTTTGAGACTATTACATGAGCGTAAACGGCAAACTTTGCCATGGGTGCGCAATGTTGGAGCAACGGTAATGCAAAGAGTGTTAAAAAACCAAGTTGTTGGTAATTTCTTTTTTCAACAAATAGCTAAACCCAAAGTAATTCGCCGAATTTTATCCCAAGCCTATATTAATAGTGATGCCATCACCGATGATTTAATTGATTTGATTTATCAACCATCCCAAGATGTGGGGGCAGCAGCAGTATTTCTGGCTTTTACGGGTTATTCAGGGGGGCCTTTGGCGGAGGACTTATTACCCATCTTACCCTGTCCTGCTATTATCCTATGGGGTACCAAAGATCCTTGGGAACCCATTGAAATGGCAAGGGATTGGGCAAATTTTGCCACGGTAAAAGAGTTTATTCCCCTAGAGGGTTTAGGGCATTGTCCCCAAGATGAGGCTCCAGACATTGTCAACCCTATTTTAAGAAATTGGGTACTCGATAGCGAGGTTGTTTTTAAGTAA